From a region of the Beduinella massiliensis genome:
- a CDS encoding sensor histidine kinase translates to MMGRAKKRSLRRLDLRVRMILSTVVVACFFLLVGGVYVDLFANMAERQVDELSGLLASEMDSQMRRTADILRRTAISLSYSSDVQGALYAPSPLTRMQNLKIVRGTVHNYAELSAGILNILIYQDAHNKITSGDSYLALQTDTLRGLGFEDLRATQEERFTPILTTDGGALCFMYVLPFRNALFPGSAQEESGLCAILYSLRDFVSDELFRRGSVNYLVVTDGKDAHALTPMEEALSLRLSRLSPGVSDIDVSGTRCVAYGFELPLTGWRLTYALPRADIVSVSIGAYRGYMTFIGCGAVAVIVFVLYNLYYIARSIRKVTRAVGATRGTEGAQIESPGLPEMRMLADELNSLLSRIESEQARSAQAQQRFYDAMLAKNEAEMAFYRSQISPHFLFNTLECIRSMAQHYGAQPVERLIFATSRVLQYSLYSEVIVPLCDELQNARNYVELMNARAMNAYAYRERVDAGALDRPMVSMILQPLLENAIRHGAGGERARGFVLALHVRLLADGSMEIRVADNGRGMSPQALTRLNRSISEGEGTQGAGSIGILNVDRRLRLADPGCRTRILSREGHFTAVILNIPRALALQEVILREEEREGRA, encoded by the coding sequence ATGATGGGGCGGGCGAAAAAGCGGAGCCTTCGCAGGCTCGATCTGCGCGTGCGCATGATCCTGAGCACGGTGGTCGTGGCCTGCTTTTTTCTGCTGGTCGGCGGGGTCTACGTGGATTTGTTCGCAAACATGGCCGAGCGGCAGGTGGACGAGCTCAGCGGGCTGCTCGCCTCGGAGATGGATTCGCAGATGCGGCGCACCGCGGACATTCTGCGGCGCACCGCCATATCGCTTAGCTATTCCAGCGACGTGCAGGGCGCGCTGTACGCCCCTTCGCCCCTGACGCGCATGCAGAACCTCAAGATCGTGCGCGGCACGGTGCACAACTACGCGGAACTGAGCGCGGGCATCCTGAACATCCTCATCTATCAGGACGCGCACAACAAGATCACGTCGGGCGATTCCTACCTCGCATTGCAGACGGACACGCTCCGCGGGCTGGGCTTCGAGGACCTGCGCGCCACGCAGGAGGAACGCTTTACCCCCATCCTCACGACGGACGGGGGCGCGCTGTGTTTCATGTACGTCCTGCCCTTCCGCAACGCCCTCTTTCCCGGCAGCGCGCAGGAGGAATCCGGCCTGTGCGCCATCCTCTACAGCCTGCGGGACTTCGTCAGCGACGAACTGTTCCGGCGGGGGAGCGTCAATTACCTGGTCGTCACCGACGGAAAGGACGCGCACGCGCTCACCCCCATGGAGGAGGCGCTTTCGCTGCGCCTTTCCCGCCTTTCGCCGGGCGTCAGCGACATCGACGTCTCGGGCACGCGCTGCGTGGCCTACGGCTTTGAACTGCCGCTGACCGGTTGGCGCCTGACCTACGCGCTGCCGCGCGCGGACATCGTCTCCGTCTCCATCGGCGCCTATCGCGGCTACATGACGTTCATCGGCTGCGGCGCGGTGGCGGTCATCGTGTTCGTGCTGTACAACCTGTACTACATCGCCCGGAGCATCCGCAAGGTCACGCGCGCGGTCGGTGCGACCCGGGGGACGGAGGGGGCCCAAATCGAATCGCCCGGCCTGCCGGAGATGCGCATGCTGGCCGACGAGCTGAACAGCCTGCTTTCGCGCATCGAGAGCGAGCAGGCGCGCAGCGCGCAGGCCCAGCAGCGGTTTTACGACGCGATGCTGGCCAAGAACGAGGCGGAGATGGCCTTTTACCGCAGCCAGATCAGCCCGCACTTTCTGTTCAACACGCTGGAATGCATCCGCTCCATGGCGCAGCACTACGGCGCGCAGCCCGTCGAGCGGCTGATCTTCGCCACGTCGCGCGTGCTGCAATACTCGCTCTATTCCGAGGTGATCGTGCCCCTTTGCGACGAGCTGCAAAACGCGCGCAACTACGTGGAGCTGATGAACGCCCGCGCCATGAACGCCTACGCGTACCGCGAGAGGGTGGACGCGGGCGCGCTGGACCGGCCCATGGTCTCCATGATTTTGCAGCCTCTGCTGGAAAACGCGATCCGCCACGGCGCCGGGGGAGAGCGCGCGCGGGGCTTCGTGCTGGCGCTTCACGTGCGGCTGCTCGCGGACGGCTCGATGGAAATCCGCGTGGCGGACAACGGGCGCGGCATGAGCCCGCAGGCGCTCACGCGTCTGAACCGCAGCATCAGCGAGGGGGAGGGCACGCAGGGCGCGGGCAGCATCGGCATCCTGAACGTGGACAGGCGGCTTCGCCTCGCGGACCCCGGGTGCCGAACCCGCATCCTCTCCCGGGAGGGGCACTTTACGGCGGTGATCCTGAACATCCCGCGCGCGCTCGCCCTGCAGGAGGTCATCCTCCGCGAGGAGGAAAGGGAGGGCCGCGCGTGA
- a CDS encoding ABC transporter permease subunit: MPAQNKYKKNRATALDAVLLALMLVLALQIVVPLVHVLAMSLSTQKEYLDTPLLLMPMKPTLSAYDALFADGRIWIGYRSTLSLVALAVPLNLFLTTSLAYGLSRGHFPGRRLLMYMIVFTMLFQGGIIPLYLIMKTYGLIDSLWSCVLATGINTFYMILMMNYFSSIPDGLIESARIEGAGEWRILFQIVLPLSLPIVATVGLYYLSDRWNEWYNPMIFINSTSKTVLQLVLRNIVNDTKQAEDFVSESMKELPFTSGVKMAAVVMTMLPAMCVFPFLQKYFIKGMKVGAIKG, from the coding sequence ATGCCCGCTCAGAACAAGTACAAAAAGAACCGCGCCACCGCGCTGGACGCCGTGCTGCTCGCGCTGATGCTCGTGCTGGCGCTGCAGATCGTGGTGCCCCTCGTGCACGTGCTGGCCATGTCGCTTTCCACGCAGAAGGAATACCTGGACACCCCGCTTCTGCTCATGCCCATGAAGCCCACGCTCAGCGCCTACGACGCGCTCTTCGCGGACGGGCGTATCTGGATCGGTTACCGCTCCACGCTTTCGCTGGTGGCGCTGGCCGTGCCGCTCAACCTCTTTTTGACCACCAGCCTGGCCTACGGCCTGAGCCGCGGCCACTTCCCCGGACGGCGGCTGCTGATGTACATGATCGTCTTTACGATGCTCTTTCAGGGCGGCATCATCCCCCTGTACCTCATCATGAAGACCTACGGCCTGATCGACTCGCTTTGGTCCTGCGTGCTGGCCACCGGCATCAACACGTTTTACATGATCCTGATGATGAACTACTTCTCCTCCATCCCCGACGGGCTGATCGAATCCGCCCGCATCGAGGGCGCAGGCGAATGGCGCATCCTCTTTCAGATCGTGCTGCCGCTTTCCCTGCCGATCGTCGCGACGGTCGGGCTCTACTACCTCTCCGACCGCTGGAACGAATGGTATAACCCCATGATCTTCATCAATTCGACCTCCAAGACGGTGCTGCAGCTGGTGCTGCGCAACATCGTCAACGACACCAAGCAGGCCGAGGACTTCGTCTCCGAAAGCATGAAGGAGCTGCCCTTCACCTCCGGCGTCAAGATGGCCGCCGTCGTCATGACGATGCTGCCCGCCATGTGCGTCTTCCCCTTCCTGCAAAAATACTTCATCAAGGGCATGAAAGTCGGCGCCATCAAGGGATGA
- a CDS encoding family 65 glycosyl hydrolase domain-containing protein, producing the protein MFTAFSVDPWKLTETELPKDHMRLSESLCSIGNGYMGMRGNFEETYSGDSHRGTYLAGVWFPDKTRVGWWKNGYPQYFGKVINAMNLLSLRIVVGGHEIDLAKDEVTAYERTLDMKRGVLTREFTVRLPEGEVSVAVERFVSVDTRELLCIRMAVTPSFEAAVHLIPALDARVKNEDSNYDETFWDFTGQGEIGQEKGPRLPEAYRSTYQDDARAEAIQYVCAKTKENPFGTPRFAVCGAMTCVVTGAVPVTGETDEGYAALVYKTNAGAGETVVIDKLVSVTTSRDMEETALSAAAARLCGEARAKGYDALLAAHEAGWAARWARADVTLGGDDAAQQGVRYNIFQLFSTYYGEDARLNIGPKGFTGEKYGGATYWDTEAYCLPLYMAIAGQDVAKQLLKYRYLQLDGAYHNAAQQGLPGALYPMVTFTGVECHNEWEITFEEIHRNAAIAYAIFNYVTYTGDTDYLEAYGADVLTGIARFWAGRVHYQREKDVYMIHGVTGPNEYENNVNNNWYTNRMAAWCLTYAAQVARGVSEEKREKLSVTEEELLRFEEIARKMYLPYDEKRGVFVQHDTFLDKDLMPASDLPESERPINQHWSWDRILRSCFIKQADTLQGLYFLGHLYDRETKERNFHFYEPMCVHESSLSPCVHAILAAEIGDMDKAVEMYSRTSRLDLDNINNDTEDGLHITSMAGGWLAIVQGFAGMRTQTGRLCFDPVLPSCFTHYAFKIVYRGRLLEVSMDEGGPKVARLEGDPLTVVLCGKETEV; encoded by the coding sequence ATGTTCACAGCCTTTTCGGTGGACCCGTGGAAGCTGACGGAGACGGAGCTTCCCAAGGACCATATGCGCCTGTCGGAGAGCCTTTGCAGCATCGGCAACGGCTACATGGGCATGCGCGGTAACTTCGAGGAGACGTATTCGGGCGACAGCCACCGGGGCACGTACCTGGCGGGCGTGTGGTTCCCGGACAAGACGCGCGTGGGCTGGTGGAAGAACGGCTACCCGCAGTACTTCGGCAAGGTCATCAACGCGATGAACCTGCTTTCCCTGCGCATCGTCGTGGGCGGGCACGAGATCGACCTGGCGAAGGACGAGGTGACCGCCTACGAGCGCACGCTGGACATGAAGCGCGGCGTGCTCACCCGCGAATTCACGGTGCGCCTGCCCGAAGGCGAGGTCAGCGTGGCGGTGGAGCGCTTCGTCTCCGTGGACACGCGGGAGCTGCTGTGCATCCGCATGGCGGTGACGCCCTCCTTCGAGGCGGCGGTGCACCTGATCCCGGCGCTGGACGCGCGCGTCAAAAACGAGGACAGCAACTACGACGAGACGTTCTGGGACTTCACGGGCCAGGGCGAAATCGGGCAGGAGAAGGGCCCGCGCCTGCCGGAGGCCTACCGCTCGACCTATCAGGACGACGCGCGGGCGGAGGCGATTCAGTACGTCTGCGCCAAGACGAAGGAGAACCCGTTCGGCACGCCGCGCTTTGCGGTCTGCGGCGCGATGACCTGCGTGGTCACCGGGGCCGTGCCCGTGACGGGCGAGACGGACGAGGGCTACGCGGCGCTCGTGTACAAGACGAACGCGGGGGCCGGGGAAACCGTGGTCATCGACAAGCTGGTGAGCGTCACGACCTCGCGCGACATGGAGGAAACGGCGCTGAGCGCGGCGGCGGCCCGGCTTTGCGGCGAGGCGCGCGCAAAGGGCTACGACGCGCTGCTCGCGGCGCACGAAGCCGGGTGGGCGGCGCGCTGGGCGCGCGCGGACGTCACCCTCGGCGGCGACGACGCGGCGCAGCAGGGCGTGCGCTACAACATCTTCCAGCTCTTCTCCACCTATTACGGCGAGGACGCGCGGCTGAACATCGGGCCCAAGGGCTTCACGGGCGAGAAGTACGGCGGCGCGACCTACTGGGACACGGAGGCCTACTGCCTGCCGCTGTACATGGCCATCGCCGGGCAGGACGTGGCCAAGCAGCTGCTCAAGTACCGCTACCTGCAGCTCGACGGCGCGTACCACAACGCCGCGCAGCAGGGGCTGCCGGGCGCGCTCTACCCGATGGTGACGTTCACGGGCGTGGAGTGCCACAACGAATGGGAGATCACGTTTGAGGAGATTCACCGCAACGCGGCCATCGCCTACGCGATCTTCAACTACGTCACCTACACGGGCGACACGGACTACCTCGAAGCCTACGGCGCCGACGTGCTGACGGGCATCGCGCGCTTCTGGGCGGGGCGCGTGCACTACCAGCGGGAAAAGGACGTCTACATGATTCACGGCGTCACGGGGCCCAACGAGTACGAGAACAACGTGAACAACAACTGGTACACCAACCGCATGGCGGCCTGGTGCCTGACCTACGCGGCGCAGGTCGCGCGCGGCGTGAGCGAGGAGAAGCGCGAAAAGCTGTCGGTCACGGAGGAGGAGCTGCTGCGCTTTGAGGAGATCGCGCGCAAGATGTACCTGCCCTACGACGAGAAGCGGGGCGTCTTCGTGCAGCACGACACGTTCCTGGACAAGGACCTGATGCCCGCGAGCGACCTGCCCGAAAGCGAGCGGCCGATCAACCAGCACTGGTCGTGGGACCGCATCCTGCGCTCGTGCTTCATCAAGCAGGCGGACACCCTGCAGGGCCTGTACTTCCTGGGCCACCTGTACGACCGGGAGACGAAGGAGCGCAACTTCCACTTCTACGAGCCGATGTGCGTGCACGAATCGAGCCTTTCCCCCTGCGTACACGCGATCCTCGCGGCGGAGATCGGGGACATGGACAAGGCGGTGGAGATGTACAGCCGCACCTCGCGTCTGGACCTGGACAACATCAACAACGACACGGAGGACGGGCTGCACATCACCTCCATGGCGGGCGGCTGGCTCGCGATCGTGCAGGGCTTTGCGGGCATGCGCACGCAGACCGGGCGGCTGTGCTTTGACCCGGTGCTGCCCTCCTGCTTTACGCACTACGCGTTCAAGATCGTCTACCGCGGGCGCCTGCTCGAGGTGTCGATGGACGAGGGCGGCCCGAAGGTCGCGCGCCTTGAGGGCGACCCGCTGACCGTCGTGCTGTGCGGGAAGGAGACGGAGGTCTGA
- a CDS encoding DEAD/DEAH box helicase translates to MRFEEMQLSPQVRHALADMGFQDAMPIQERVLPAMMEGRDVIGQARTGTGKTAAFGVPLVEKIDVRRRQAQALVLCPTRELCQQITRELNKISHYKLGARVVAVYGGEPIQRQIEALRRTPQIVVGTPGRLLDHVRRGTVKLDAVSCVVIDEADEMLQMGFQEQMDAVMEAVPGTRQTALFSATMTREVLGAARRYQKGEPVRVSVDSGELTVPQIAQYYVNVTGRDKTQALVDLLREEVLAAPEAGRAIVFCNMRARVEEIGEALFQAGLPAAALHGEMRQVQRERVMNGFRRGAVRVLVASDVAARGIDVSNVSAVLNYDLPQDVAFYVHRIGRTARAGRAGVSYSLVSTGESAKKLLEIERFTRVRVAPMPGTEPLPAARVRPAAGRSGGGRRASSGRASAAGRGANAGRSASARPGQAAERPRRLNMDGSPAQERRPWQPGKGRPAARGARPARAQGSAQKG, encoded by the coding sequence TTGCGATTTGAGGAAATGCAGTTGTCGCCCCAGGTTCGCCACGCGCTGGCGGACATGGGCTTTCAGGACGCCATGCCGATTCAGGAGCGGGTGCTGCCCGCGATGATGGAGGGCAGGGACGTCATCGGCCAGGCGCGCACGGGCACGGGCAAGACCGCGGCCTTCGGCGTGCCGCTCGTGGAAAAGATCGACGTGCGCCGCCGTCAGGCGCAGGCCCTGGTGCTCTGCCCGACGCGCGAGCTTTGCCAGCAGATCACGCGCGAGCTGAACAAGATCAGCCATTACAAGCTGGGCGCGCGGGTGGTGGCCGTGTACGGCGGCGAGCCCATCCAGCGCCAGATCGAGGCGCTGCGCCGCACGCCGCAGATCGTGGTGGGCACGCCGGGCCGCCTGCTCGACCACGTCCGCCGGGGCACGGTGAAGCTAGACGCCGTCTCCTGCGTCGTCATCGACGAGGCGGACGAGATGCTCCAAATGGGCTTTCAGGAGCAGATGGACGCGGTGATGGAGGCCGTGCCCGGGACGCGGCAGACGGCGCTGTTCTCCGCGACCATGACGCGCGAGGTGCTCGGGGCCGCGCGCAGGTACCAGAAGGGCGAGCCCGTGCGCGTGAGCGTGGATTCGGGCGAGCTCACCGTGCCGCAGATCGCCCAGTATTACGTGAACGTCACCGGCCGGGACAAGACCCAGGCGCTGGTGGACCTGCTCCGGGAGGAGGTGCTCGCCGCGCCCGAGGCGGGCCGGGCCATCGTGTTTTGCAACATGCGCGCCCGGGTCGAGGAGATCGGCGAGGCGCTCTTTCAAGCGGGCCTGCCCGCGGCGGCGCTGCACGGCGAGATGCGCCAGGTGCAGCGCGAGCGCGTGATGAACGGCTTCCGCCGGGGCGCCGTCCGCGTGCTCGTCGCCAGCGACGTGGCCGCGCGCGGCATCGACGTGAGCAACGTGTCGGCGGTGCTCAACTACGACCTACCGCAGGACGTGGCCTTTTACGTGCACCGCATCGGCCGCACCGCCCGCGCGGGCCGCGCCGGGGTCAGCTACTCGCTCGTCTCCACGGGCGAATCCGCGAAGAAGCTTCTGGAGATCGAGCGCTTCACCCGCGTGCGGGTCGCGCCGATGCCCGGCACCGAGCCCCTGCCCGCCGCCCGCGTGCGCCCCGCCGCAGGACGTTCGGGCGGCGGACGCCGCGCCTCCTCCGGCAGGGCTTCGGCCGCCGGCCGGGGTGCGAATGCGGGCCGCAGCGCCTCCGCCCGGCCGGGACAGGCCGCGGAGCGGCCGCGCCGCCTGAACATGGACGGTTCCCCCGCGCAGGAGCGCAGGCCGTGGCAGCCGGGCAAGGGCCGTCCGGCCGCCCGGGGGGCGCGTCCGGCGCGCGCGCAGGGCAGCGCCCAAAAGGGCTGA
- a CDS encoding response regulator transcription factor, whose product MDAQTGCPKLRIAFIDDEPWVLLGMRDIIPWEDYGFARAYAFGSAEEALPALRRDPVDAVITDIRLPEMSGLDLTAILLRERLAQVVVIVSAYRDFEYAKRAISEGVAYYLLKPLDREEVQRVAERMARSLRGGQAAPAPLQLGADGAVPADAEAARLLKEAAAYPNCYLQLDALIGPGADARFTRVVLSGYPRAALVSRKRPLDAPALAPGVSRCHPDFEDTGALLREAQASRALCFRYCPHPTVSGIQFYIATHYDRKLLNSDLARDFYMSEVYMSECFKRYTGMTVGAFVIHVRMQRAMYLLTETDLSIREVAESVGYPDAGYFGRLFRKKIGVSPERYRRGA is encoded by the coding sequence ATGGACGCGCAGACAGGCTGCCCGAAGCTGCGGATCGCTTTTATCGACGACGAACCGTGGGTGCTGCTGGGCATGCGGGACATCATCCCCTGGGAGGACTACGGGTTTGCGCGCGCTTACGCCTTCGGCAGCGCGGAGGAGGCGCTGCCCGCGCTGCGCCGGGACCCGGTGGACGCGGTCATCACCGACATTCGCCTGCCCGAAATGTCCGGGCTGGACCTGACCGCGATTCTGCTCAGGGAGCGCCTGGCGCAGGTGGTGGTGATCGTCAGCGCCTACCGCGACTTTGAATATGCCAAGCGCGCCATCAGCGAGGGGGTGGCGTACTACCTGCTCAAGCCCCTGGACCGCGAGGAGGTTCAGCGCGTGGCCGAGCGGATGGCCCGTTCGCTGCGCGGCGGGCAGGCGGCTCCCGCCCCCCTGCAGCTCGGCGCGGACGGCGCGGTCCCCGCGGACGCCGAGGCGGCCCGCCTGTTGAAGGAGGCCGCCGCCTACCCCAACTGCTACCTTCAGCTGGACGCGCTGATCGGCCCGGGCGCGGACGCCCGCTTCACGCGCGTCGTGCTCAGCGGCTACCCGCGCGCGGCGCTCGTCTCCCGCAAGCGCCCGCTGGACGCCCCGGCGCTCGCGCCGGGCGTCAGCCGCTGCCACCCGGACTTTGAGGACACCGGCGCGCTGCTGCGCGAGGCGCAGGCTTCGCGCGCACTGTGCTTTCGCTACTGCCCGCACCCAACGGTGAGCGGGATTCAGTTCTACATCGCCACGCATTACGACAGAAAGCTGCTCAACAGCGACCTCGCGCGCGACTTTTACATGTCCGAGGTCTACATGAGCGAGTGCTTCAAGCGCTACACCGGCATGACCGTGGGCGCGTTCGTCATCCACGTGCGCATGCAGCGGGCCATGTACCTGCTGACGGAGACGGACCTGTCCATTCGCGAGGTGGCCGAAAGCGTGGGCTATCCCGACGCGGGCTACTTCGGCCGGCTCTTTCGCAAGAAGATCGGCGTCTCCCCCGAGCGCTACCGGCGGGGGGCGTAA
- a CDS encoding ABC transporter permease, with protein sequence MRTLQATPKPAGGRSPASTVLQTLSRYKAIYLLLLPGLVWYILFAIAPLGGLTLAFKTYRANLGILRSPFTGLKNFDRVFHDVNFWNAIRQTLLINVLRLVVTFPFPVVLALLFNEMRFRRVKKPMQVIFTLPHFLSWVIIASIFNNLLAYDGMFNNCLAALGLGTVKIVGSERAFLPLLYYTDIWRTAGWNTIIYLAAITDIDTEQYEAAEIDGATRFQMMMHVTIPSIQSTIVIMFILATGNIMTAGFNQVFNLSNAAVRSVAETLDMFIYRITFQAAPDFGFSMAITLLRSSINMILLLIADRGAKLMGGSGLFSVG encoded by the coding sequence GTGCGCACCCTGCAAGCAACGCCAAAGCCCGCGGGCGGAAGGAGCCCCGCTTCCACTGTCCTGCAAACCCTCAGCCGGTACAAGGCGATCTACCTGCTGCTGCTGCCCGGGCTCGTCTGGTATATCCTGTTCGCCATCGCGCCGCTGGGCGGCCTGACGCTGGCCTTCAAGACCTACCGCGCCAACCTGGGCATTCTCAGGAGCCCGTTCACGGGGCTCAAGAACTTCGACCGGGTGTTTCACGACGTGAACTTCTGGAACGCCATCCGCCAGACGCTGCTCATCAACGTCCTGCGGCTCGTCGTCACCTTTCCTTTCCCGGTCGTGCTGGCGCTGCTCTTCAACGAGATGCGCTTCCGGCGGGTGAAGAAGCCCATGCAGGTCATCTTCACCCTGCCGCACTTTCTTTCGTGGGTCATCATCGCCAGTATCTTCAACAACCTGCTCGCCTACGACGGCATGTTCAACAACTGCCTGGCCGCCCTGGGGCTCGGCACCGTAAAGATCGTCGGAAGCGAGCGCGCCTTCCTGCCGCTGCTGTACTACACCGACATCTGGCGCACGGCGGGGTGGAACACCATCATCTATCTGGCCGCGATCACCGACATCGACACCGAGCAGTACGAGGCCGCGGAGATCGACGGCGCGACGCGCTTCCAAATGATGATGCACGTGACGATCCCCAGCATTCAATCCACGATCGTCATCATGTTCATCCTGGCGACGGGCAACATCATGACCGCCGGCTTCAACCAGGTGTTCAACCTCTCCAACGCGGCGGTTCGCAGCGTGGCGGAGACGCTGGACATGTTCATCTACCGCATCACCTTCCAGGCCGCGCCGGACTTCGGCTTCTCGATGGCCATCACGCTGCTGCGTTCCTCCATCAACATGATCCTGCTGCTGATCGCGGACCGCGGCGCCAAACTGATGGGCGGCAGCGGGCTGTTCAGCGTCGGCTGA